From the genome of Carnobacterium viridans:
ATTAAGGAAACCAACAGATTCTTTTTTCGGACTTCCATCATATCTTAACAAAAATAGGTTGACTTTAAGTTAGACTTACCTTATATTCAATTATAGACAAAATGAATCTGTAATTAAAAGGAAGAGCGATATGAAGTACTCAAAAGCAACAAATTATGCCTTACATTCTATGGTACATTTAGCAATGGAATCTACCTCTGGAGCAGTAAGGGTAGAAGATTTAGCTAAACGTCAAAAAATATCGCCCACTTATTTGTCAAAAATACTGACAAAATTAGCAAAAGCTGGATTGATCGCATCAACTCCGGGAGTAAAAGGTGGATACCGGTTACTGCGTTCACCAGAAGAATGTACATTTCTTGATATCATTCAAGCGATAGAAGGATATGAATCATTACTGAACTGTACGATGTCTCATGATGGTAAGTGGAATAGACACTGTTTAATCGAACGTGCAGTAGCTGATGCAGAAGATAAGCTGAAAGATGAACTTGCACATAAGACAATTGCGGATATTTTGAATCAAAGGCAAGAAAAAAATTAGTGTTCAGCTAATTTTTATTCTAATTATAGATATTAAAGGTCTTTAATAGAGTTTATAGGAGGAGTAAAGATGATAGACGTTGTTGTAATCGGTGGAGGACCAGCAGGAATGAGTGCAGCTTTAGTAGCTGGAAGAGGGAGAAAACAAGTGCTTCTTATCGATGAAGAAAAGCCAAGAAATGCTGTGACGAATGCAACGCATGCATTCTTAACGAGAGATGGCATTAAACCAGAAGCTTTCAGAGAAAAAGGTAGAAGAGATTTACTTAAATATCCAACCATTTCTATCAAAAAAGGTAAAATTCTATCCATTGAAAAAACGTTGGAAAGTTCATTTGAATTAACTACCGAGTCAGAGGAAATAATCAACACTAAAAATATCATTTTAGCTACAGGAGTGAAAGAGACACTTCCAGATGTTAGAGGAATTGAAACCTACTATGGAAGCAGTATTTTCTCTTGTCCTTTCTGTGACGGTTGGGAAATGAAAGATAGACCCCTAGTACTCATAGCAGAATCAGTTCAAGCTTTACATGTTACTAAATTATTGAAAAATTGGACGGATGATCTGATTGTGGCAACTAACGGAAATACAGTTTTTGATGATGACCAGAAAAGAGTTCTGGAAACAAACCATATTCGTCTAATAGAAGAAAGGATTGTTGAGTTAAAAGGTATAGGTGGAGAACTTCAAAGCATTGTCTTCGAAAGCGGAGAAGAAATCAAAAGAGCAGGTGGTTTCTGTACTACAGTATTGGAGAATAACTTTCCGTTCCTTGAGCAATTAGGGATAGAAGTCAACGAAGCAGGATTTATTATGACGGATATCATGGGACACACGAACATAAAAGGTATTTATGCTGCAGGAGAAATAACAGGACCCTCTCAATTGATTGTTTCTGCCAGCCAAGGTCATATGGCAGGTGCAGGGATTATAGCCGAATCTTGTGATGCAGCTTTTCAAGGCATATAAAAGGATTCAGAAAAAAAGAACGGAGTGGAAGCAATGGGACATATAAATCAATTCAATCAGCTAGCAGCAAATTATGATACGCCAAAGAATAGGGATATGGCGAAACGTTCTACCGATGCTATACGCAGTTTATTGGACAAAAATCATACGAAGACAGCTATAGATTTAGGTTGCGGTACAGGAAATGTAGGACTAGACTTGTTAGAGGAATTTGAATCTATGCTGTTTGTAGATGCATCTACAAACATGATCGAACAGGTAGAAAAAAAATTAGTAGATATAGATACAAAAAAAGCGACAGTACTATGTCTGGATATTGAAAAAGACGTTCAGTTTCCCTATAAAGTGGATACGATTATACTCTCTCTAGTATTACATCATATTTCAGATAGTCACCAGTTATTATTAAAACTTTATGAAGCTTTAAATGAAGGCGGACAATTGCTGATCATTGAGATGGAAAAACAAGAAGAAAATTCAAGCAACCACCACCATGGAATTGACAGATTAGTATTAGCTGCTACTTTAACAGAAGTAGGCTTTCAGAATATCCAGTCAGACATCTTTTATAATGCAAAAAAAGAGAGTGATGAACAAGGACTATCGAGATTTATCCTAAGTGCTAGAAAAAATTAAAATAAAGGGTGTTAATTCTTCAGATACAAAAATAATTCACTTTAAAAATTAACAGTAAATTCCATAAAATCAAGTATTGATAAAACAGGCCACAAGGATACAAATATCCTTGTGGCCTAAAACACATTATTTACATAGAATCATGTGTTTAGAAACTTGATAGTTTAAGCTTATTTTTGTTAAGTAGAATTACTTTTTGGATGAAACAGGTTTATACAAAGTGACGGAAAATAAAGAGGATAAGAGAATCGAAAAGATTAAATAGAAGTTGAAAAAAAAAGCTATTGGTTGTGATATATTTTCCTGAATGCTGATAATGGCACAAAAATAGATCTATACTATGAAGAATACGATTGAATCCGATGCAGTTCTTTTTATTAAAAAGACCTAAAATCTTCTTCTTTGTTATATGATGATGTAAGAAACGGATACTTTTTTTACGAAAACAAACTAAAAAAAATAAATATAGTAAATTTCTTTATAAAATTTAACCAAATCTGACATTTTGGAAAGGGAAGAAAATGATGGAAGAATCTATTTTTTTGTTGAAAAAGCTTAATAATGTTTATACGGATTATTATTTCTCTTATTGCGGTTTTGCTAAAACGGAGTCTAAACATAGTTTCGGACCAGCAATTCGTGATCAATATTTAATTCATATCATTCTAGAAGGAGAAGGCTATTATTCTATCAAAAATCAAAAATATTATCTAAGTAAAGGGCAAGGTTTCGTTATCCCGCCTAATGTCTCAACGTTCTATCAAGCAGATGAAAAAAATCCATGGAGCTACGTTTGGATGGGGATAGGCGGTAAAAATGTGGATCATTATTTAGAATATCTAGGCATCAATAATGATCATTTAGCATTTGATGTTATAAATTCAAACGATTTTAAAGCTACAGTATTCGAATGTTTTGCTTACGAACAGGATGATTTAATTAACGAAATCGTATTACAAAAACAAGCCTACAAATTTTTAGAATTACTTGTAAAGTCTTTAGCTATTCCTAAACAGGAAATTATCACAAAGAAAATGAACCCATATGTTAGCCAAGCATTAGAAATCATTAGTAAACAGGCACATAAAAATATCTCAATCGGAAGTCTCTCGGAACAATTATCTATCAACCCCAGCTATTTATCTCGTTTATTTAAAGCTGATATTGGAAGCTCAATCAAGGAATATATCAACGAAATCCGTCTTAATATAGGAAATGATTTATTATCTTCAACGGATTATTCAATACATGAAATAAGTGAACTCACTGGGTTTACTAGCTCTCAAACTTTTTCAAAAGCCTTTAAACAATCCCGCGGGGTTACTCCAAGTGCTTATCGAAAAAACAGAATAGGGATAGGAAAAATGAGACTGAAAAACCGGTAATCTAATATAAAAAAAGTCGCATTTGGCTTACTTTTGTTTGTGAAAAGCGCTTACTATATTGGTAAGCGCTTTTTATAATGGAGATAGTTAAAGAGGAGGAATATTAAGAATGGTAAAAAAACAACAAGCAACAATCACTTATCAATCTGAAATGAATCAATTTCATTTAAGCAATGGAGAAATCAGCTATTTATTTCAAGTTTCTTCAGATGAAAAGCTTTTACATTTGTATTACGGGAAAGCGCTACCGGAAAAGGATTACAGTTATTTAGTTGAAATGCACCATCGACCAATGACAACCTACCGACAAGAAAATGATCTCCTTTATTCTTTAGAACATTTAAAACAAGAATTTCCTGAATATGGTTCTACAGATTTTCGTCATCCAGCCATTTCTTTACGACAAGAAAACGGCTCAAAAATTAGTGATTTTACTTACCATAGTCACAAAATAACGAGTGGGAAACCAAGCTTAGAGAATTTACCTGCTACATATGTAGAGGATGAGAATGAAAGCAAGACATTAACGGTTACACTAAAAGATTCATTGACGGGTGTTGAAGTTGAATTACTCTATACTATTTTTAGCGAGTTGCCTATTATTACTCGAAGCGTTCGTGTTGTTAATAAGGGAAATCAAACACAAGCGATCGAACAAATTGCAAGTTTATCATTAGATCTGCCTGATGCTGAGTATGATTGGATGCAATTATCAGGTGCATGGGGTCGAGAAAGAACCATTAAAGAACGTCCATTACAACAAGGTATTCAATCAATTGAGTCTACAAGAGGAATCTCAAGTCACCAACATAACCCTTTTGTAGCGTTAAAAAGAAAAAATGCAGATGAATTTCAAGGAGAAGTTATTGGAGCATCTTTTGTCTATTCAGGGAACTTCTTAATTCAAGCAGAGGTTGATACATGGGATGTAACTCGTTTGCAGGTAGGAATTAATCCATTTGGTTTTGAATGGAAATTATTGCCTAATGAATCGTTCACTAGTCCAGAAGTAGTACTTGTCTATTCAGACACAGGTTTAAATGGAATGAGTCAAGCCTTTCATCAACTATTTAGAAAGCGCTTAGCTCGAGGCAATTGGAGAGAAAAAGATCGTCCTGTGTTGATTAATAATTGGGAAGCAACCTATTTTGATTTTGATGAAGAAAAATTGGTTAGCATAGCAGAGAAAGCTCATGATGTAGGCGTAGAATTATTTGTACTTGATGACGGATGGTTTGGAGAGAGAAACGACGATCGTGCTGGCTTAGGTGACTGGTTTGTTAATGAGAAAAGATTACCTAAGGGGATTGGCAGTTTAGCAGAAAAAGTACGTGACTTAGGACTGAAATTTGGATTATGGTTTGAACCGGAAATGGTTAATAAAGATAGTAAACTTTACAGAGAGCATCCAGATTGGTTGATTCATACACCTAACCGCAAAGAGAATCATGGTCGTAATCAATTTGTATTGAATTTCGGATTTGATGAAGTTGTAGATAATATTTTCAATCAAATGTGTAAAATTATCGATGAATCTAAATTAGACTATATCAAGTGGGATATGAACCGCCCATTGACAGATGTATATGATCATCGATTGGATATTAGACAGCAAGGAGAAGTTTTCCACCGTTATGTTCTGGGAGTGTACCGATTATACGAAATGTTAGTAACCAGATACCCGAATGTATTATTCGAATCTTGTTCTTCTGGTGGTGGTCGATTTGACCCGGGTATGTTGTATTATGCCCCTCAAACGTGGACAAGCGATGACTCAGATGCTATTGAAAGGTTGAAAATTCAATATGGTACAAGTTTATTGTATCCAATCTCATCTATAGGCGCACATGTTTCAATGGTTCCTAATCATCAAACTAATCGTATCACACCTATCGAAACACGAGGGAACGTTGCATTTTTCGGAGCGTTTGGTTATGAATTAGATTTAAATCAATTGACTCCACAAGAGTTAATAATTGTAGAAGAACAAATTAAATTTTATAAGAAACACCGTTCAACTATTCATAATGGTTCCTTTTATCGATTGCTTTCGCCATTTGACAATGATAATCAAACTGCCTGGATGGTCGTTAGCAAAGACCAAAAAACGGCGATTGTAGCTCACTATAAAGGTTTAAACGAAGTGAATCGTGCTTTCCAAAGAATGCAGCTGAAAGGATTGAATTCTCAATTTGATTACCAAATTAAGCAACAATCCTATTCTGGTACAGAATTGATGAACGCAGGATTAGTAATTACAGATTCTTCAAGCGGACAAATTATTGATCAAAATGATCAAACAGAAACACATGATTTTGATTCTAGGATATGGGTTCTTACTAAAGAGGAGAGATAGTAAATGAAAAATCCGAATAACGTACTACAAACAGTAGGAGTGCTAAGCATTTCGTTAATGCTTCCCAGCTCCCAAGCTATTAACGGTGTGATTCCTCAAATGAAAGAGGCTTTAAATATTTCGCAAAGTCAAAGCGAATTACTAGGAACAGCTCCTAGTATCACCGTTATTTTGTTTATCTTGTTATCTAGTTATGTTGCTGATAAGCTCGGTATGAGAAAGACAATTATTATTGGTTTATTATTAGCTGGTATAGGAGGAATTCTACCTGTCTTTGTAGCGAACTTTCCAATCGTATTAATTAGCAGAATTATTTTAGGAGCTGGGCTAGGATTATACAATTCTTTAGCAGTTACTTATATTAGCGCTTTATATACTGGAAACGCACGAGCATCATTATTAGGTATGAGAAGCTCTATGGAAGCAATTGGTCAAACTGTGTTGATTTTCTTAGCAGGTATATTAGTCAATATTAGTTGGACTGCTTCATTTAGTGTATATGCATTAGCCTTTCCGATAGCGCTTCTGTTTGCTTTAAGAGTTCCTGAAGTAAAAATTGAAAAGTCTGAAAGCGGTTCAGTTAAAGAAAAAATGAATCCAGCGGTATACGCGCTTGTATTGTTTGCGATCTTACTTGTAATGAATAGCATTGCAATATCTGTACGATTTTCTTCTATAGTCACAGAAATTAATGGTTCAGCATTTAACGCTAGTAATTATTTAGCTTTAATGCCGATATTAGGTATTGCTGCCGGATTTATCTTTGGTGCTGTTAATCGAACCTTCGGAAATAAAACAATGTATTTAGGAATTGGCTTCTTTATTCTATCAAACGTATTCATTGCTATGTCGAGTGGAAATATGGTCTTGCTGTTGCTAGGGTTATTTTTATCAAGTATTCCAGGCGCATGGTATTTTCCATTTATATTTAGTAATCTAGATAGAATTACGACAAAAAATACTGTGAATCTTGCTACATCGCTCATTTTTATTGGGTGTAACATAGGAAACTTTATTGCTCCGATCGCTATGAGTTTTACTCAAATGATTACGGGAAGCAACGAATTAACTGCTCCATTTTATGTTTTTGCTGTTTTGTTTATTCTCGTTCTTTTAGTAACGATTTTCGCTAATCAAAAGAGACCTCAAGAAAGAATTAAACAAGATATTTAAGGTTTTATGAATTATAGAATAAGCAAGTAAGATAAAAGGTTGTGTAAAGTATTTCAATCTACTCTATTATTTTGAAATCGCTATTTAAAGCATGTTGAAAAATAGTTAGAAGAGTGAGGCTCACTGCTTTTCTGGGTAAAAAGAGAGTTGGAGAATCCTATGTAAATAGGGTTCTTTTTTTCATCTTAAAAGCAAAGGAATTTAGAGATAGTTACCAATACGACACACACTATTGATAAAAAACTGAAAATAGACAAAATCCACTACATCTTATTGAAGTCGAATGAATGATTCGAGATTATCAAGCTATTGGTGCGTTATCCCTGAAAAGTTGTACTTATTCTCGATAATCCACGAATCAATCATGCTAAGCTAATTCAACTTCTTCTCGAAGAAAACAAACTCAAATCAAACTCCTTTATTAAACAAAAGAGTATCTTTTCAATCAGTGTCATTGTCATGTTGATTGTATTTAAACTACTGTTATAAATGGTGATTAAATAAAAAATTTCAGTTTAAGTTAAATTTTATGGACTCATTGTGAAAAAAATACGCGAAATGACAAGAAATCGATTACATTCTTTGAGGAAACACTAAGGTGAATCGCTTTACAAGTGTTTTTTTTAGCGGTACATTATGGATGAAACGCTTGAAAGCGTATTACATTATTGGAGGGAATAAAATGACGAAAGAATATATTATGTCGATTGATCAAGGTACTACTAGTTCTAGAGCAATCATATTTGATAAAGCAGGAAACCCCAAATGGAGTTCTCAAAAAGAATTCACTCAACATTTTCCTCAACCAGGTTGGGTAGAACATGATGCAAACGAAATTTGGGTTTCAGTTTTATCAGTCATTGCAGGCGTTTTGATTGAATCTGGATTAAAACCATCTGATATTGATAGTATTGGAATTACCAACCAACGTGAAACAACTGTTGTTTGGGATAAAGCAACTGGTAGACCTATTTATCGTGCCATTGTTTGGCAATCAAAACAAACGAATGATATTGCAGATCAGTTAAAAGAAGATGGGCATACAAAATTAATTAAAGATAAAACGGGATTAGTAATTGATTCCTACTTTTCAGCAACTAAAATTAAGTGGATCTTGGATCATGTTGAAGGATCAAGAGAACGTGCTAAAAAAGGTGAACTGTTATTTGGGACAATCGATTCTTGGTTGGTTTGGAGATTAACAGGTGGAAAAGCACATGTTACTGATTATTCAAATGCTAGTCGTACGATGCTGTTTAATATTTATGATCTTAAATGGGATGAAGATATTTTAGCATTATTAGATATACCAAAAGAAATGCTTCCAGAAGTAAAATCTTCTTCAGAAATTTATGGCAAAACAATCCCAGAACATTTCTATGGTGGACAAATTCCAATTGCCGGTATGGCTGGTGACCAACAAGCTGCTTTATTCGGTCAGGTAGGATATGAAAAAGGAATGGTTAAAAACACTTATGGTACAGGTGCTTTTATTATTATGAACACCGGAAAAGAACCCATTAAATCAGATAATGGATTGCTTACATCAATTGCTTACGGTTTAAACGGTGAAATCACTTACGCCTTAGAAGGTAGTATTTTTGTTGCTGGATCAGCACTTCAATGGTTAAGAGACGGAATGAGAATGTTTAGAACGGCTCCAGAATCAGAAGAGTATGCTAAAAAAGTAGAGTCAACAGAAAATGTGTATGTCGTACCAGCATTTACAGGGTTGGGAGCCCCTTATTGGGATCAAGATGCTCGTGGAGCGGTCTTTGGTTTAACACGTGGGACAACGAAAGAGCACTTCATCAGAGCAACACTTGAATCGTTAGCTTACCAAACAAAAGATGTTGTAGATACAATGAACAAAGAATCAGGTATTCCAATTAAAACATTGCGTGTGGATGGTGGAGCATCAAAAAATGACTTTTTAATGCAATTCCAAGCGGATATTTTAGATACTAAAATCGAACGTTCTAAAATCAGTGAAACAACAGCTTTAGGTGCTGCTTATCTTGCAGGATTGGCAACTGGATTCTGGAAGGACCAAGATGAGATAAAAAAATACTGGGAAAAAGATGCGACATTTGAACCAAATATGGAAGAAGAAGAGCGTGAAGATTTGTATGCCGGTTGGCAATCAGCTGTAGCAGCTACTCGAGTGTTCAAACATAAATCTAAAAGAAAAAATAAATAAAATCCAGCGAAAATAAATCGTTTCGCGAATAAGTGATATGGAAAATCAGTCCACTTTTCCGTGAAACGGCTCTACACGAATAAATGAGGAATCAAACTATTGCCACTTTTCCATAAAAGTTGATTCCTTGGAAAAGTGGAGCAAAAAAACTTGCCATTTCCTGAAAAAGGAGATGGCAAGTTTTTTTAGGTTCGTTTGAATGGTAAGATCTTAGTCAAAATCTATAGAAGAGTTGTCTTCTGTAATCGTGCTGTTTTCTTGACGTTCATGCAGTTTTTTCATAACAAAACGTGCAGGTGGTTGAGCAATCAAAAGCTCACAGAATAAAGCAATTGAAAAGTTTCTAGGCCAATGTGATAAGGTTTCAAATAAAGATAAGTTGAAACCTTTTCCAATCATAGTGCCAATGAATGTCATAATCAATGACATCCCAATAACAGTAAAAAAGATGGTGAATAATATTCTTGCATTAAATCCATCGGTATCATCGGAAAAAGTGTGCACTAATTTTTCTGCAATTCGTCCAATAACGAGTACTTCTAGCAACATGGCAATGATCAAGATAATGGGAAAAGACTTTAGAATAATCATGAATACTTCTGTATCAAGCTTTCCAAATTCTAGTCCAATGTTTACTGTGCTCATAATAAGAACAGTTATCGTACAAATAATAAGACCGTATAACATTCCTTCTTTAGCATTGTGCGGCAATCTGTTTTCTTTAACTTCTTTGATAGTGAAGAACTCCTTTTTTGTGTATCTATAAAAAGTGTATCAGAAAGTATACCTCTTTCGTAAGTAAAACTTTCATGAAAATTACATGAAAGTTTCAATATATTTTAACCAAATTAAAGAACCGCTCTTCATTATAGAAAGCGGTTCTCAATTAAATAATATTATTTTATTTTTAAGGTGTTCAATTGTTCTTCAATAGCATCTAATGGAGCTTCCGCTTGCAATAAAGCAGCTGCAGTATAGGCACTTTCGATTAACGCAGTGTCGTATAAGTTAACGGTCTTATCAGAGGTTTCAATTGCTAGTTCTAAATTCATTTTAGCGCTACCTAGATCATAAAAAGCCAGAACCGTTTCTTCTTCAAATGAAGATAAAGCTTCTTCAATTCGATCAAAGCTAGTTCCAATTCCGCCTTCTGGAGTTCCACCAGCACTTTTAACAGTGACATCTTTAGCAACTTCACTAATTAATTTAGCTAAACCGTCCGCAATTTCGTTTACATGAGAAACTAACAAGACACCGTATTCTTTACTCATCGTAGACACCTGCTTCCATCATTGTTTTAAATAAATAACTGCTTGACATAGCACCCGGGTCAATATGACCGATAGAGCGATCGCCTAAATAAGAGGCACGACCTTTAGTAGCTTTTATGTCTTTCGTTTTCTCAACAGTTTCTTCAATAAAAGCACTCGTTAACGTTTTTGATTTTACAGCTTCAACAACCGGTATCCATTCATCGACCATAGTTTTTTCTCCTGCTACGGCTTTTCCACGTTTTTGGATGCCTTCTAATCCGGCTTCTAAGACGGTTGCTAGGTCATCGTTGTCTTGGCTAGCCTTGGCCATGCCAATAAAAGCAGAGCCTAGTAGTGGGCCTGAAGCGCCTCCTACTTTACTAACTAAAGTCATTCCAGTTACTTTAAGAAGATCGGGTAACGTTTCAGGATTTTTAGTTTGCAATGCTTCAGTTAATGCATTAGCTCCGCGAGCAAGGTTGTTTCCGTGGTCACCATCACCAATAGCCGTATCTAGTTCGCTAAGATAATCTTTGTTTTCTAAAATTTGTTCAATAAAAAGATCAATCCACTTTCTTGCTGTTTCTTGAGTTAACATAAGTTTTTTTTCCCCTTTCTTTACCAAGCAATGGTTGTTACGGGTGTATTTAAATACTCTAACCAACTAGAATCTTCCAGTTTGACTAAGGTTAAAGAAAGACCTTCCATATCGATAGAAGTCATGTAGTCGCCAACTTTTCTGAAGGCTAACGTTAATCCTTCGTCCGATAATAACTGTTTCACATCATTCATAAAAATAAATTGTTCCATTAATGGAGTTCCACCCATACCATTTACTAAAACGGCAAAAGAATCTCCTTTTTCCCATTGAAATTCTTTTTTTAATTGATTCACAAGTTCTTTAGCTAATGCAGCAGAAGGTTGAAGTTTTTCTCTACGGTAACCTGGTTCGCCGTGAATTCCTACGCCAAATTCAATTTCGTCAGCTTCTAATTCAAATCCTGGTTTGCCAACTTCTGGCACAGTAGCAGGATTTAATGCAACACCTAAAGATTTTACAGTGGGGATAAGTTTGTCTGCTAATGTTTTAATTTCTGTTAAAGATAAGCCTTTTTCGGCAGCGGCACCTAAAATTTTATGGACCAAAACAGTACCAGCAATACCACGTTTTCCAGCAGTATACGTACTGTCTTCAACGGCGATATCATCATCTACTACAATATAATCAACTTCAATATCTTCCATTTCCGCTAACTCTTTAGCCATATCAAAGTTCATAACGTCTCCAGAATAATTTTTAATAATTAAAAAGACACCTTTACCTTCATCGCTAGCTTTAATACCTTCTAATATTTGGTCAGGAGTTGGAGAGGTGAAAACCTCACCACAAACGGCAGCCGACAACATTCCTTTTCCGACAAAACCAGCATGAGAAGGTTCATGTCCACTTCCGCCACCACTCACTAAACCAACTTTTCCAGTGTGTTCAACTTTACGGTGAATGACAGATGTTTCAGGTAAGCGTTCAACTAAATCTTCATAGGCAAAAGCTAAGCCATTCAGCATTTCATCTAAAATATTTGATGGATCATTGATGATTTTTTTCATTTTTTCCAGACCCCCTGAGAGTTTTCTAATTGACTTCATTATTATTGTAACCGTTATTAACGCAAAGAACAAAGCAAACGATTAGTGGAGATGACTAAATAGCCGATGAAAAAAAAGGGCTGGTTTCAAGCTGTTTTGGTATACTAGTAATAGATGCAAATCGTTATGTTAAAATTGCAACGTATTTAGAAATCAGGTTAACGACATTAGATATCGAATTGGTGCCAATTCAAAAACTGCCTTTATTATCCGTTGTTAAAGAAGACATGTTAGAATATTTTAAAGAGTAATTTTTAATCAATCAAAAATGGAGGCCAATAATGAAAACTCTAGTGATCCTATCTCATCCTGAAATTAAGGAGTCAGGAAGTCAGCAGTATTTGCTGAGTTCGATTCCTGAAAATAAAAATATTACCGTTCATCATTTGGAATCCATTTATCCTGATTTCAACATAGACGTAGAAAAAGAACAAGAGCTATTAAAAAGACACGATCGAATCATTTTTCAGTTTCCTTTTTACTGGTATACAGCTCCTGCATTATTGAAAAAATGGCAAGATGATGTACTGGCAGATGGTTTTGCTTATGGTAAGAAAGGGAAAGCATTAATCGGAAAAGAATTTGGGTTAGTATTGAGTATTGGTGTGAAAAAAGAAGAATACCAAGCTGGAGGACGTGAAGGATTCAGTATTGATGAGTTGACAAAACCCTTTCAAGCGATGGCATTGAAGACTGGAATGACGTTTCTTAAAACATTGCCTATTTTTCAATTTAGTTATTTAACAGAAAATCAAAAAATGAGTCTATTGATTCGCTATCAACAATATTTAACTCGTGAAAAAGATGATAGTTTAGAAGCTCGAGAAAGATGGTTCATCCAAGAATTATCAGAGACGGATGTGACTAAATTAAATAATGGCGATCAATTCGTTCTAGACCAAGCAATTGAATTTATAGAAGAAAATAGAGATACAATAGATGAATTGAAGATTGTTTTAGATCAAATGAAATAGCTTGTTAAGGAGGTCGGTAAATGAAATGGAACAAAAAGAGTGGTTGATTCAAGAATTGGAACGATTAATCCAAACAAGTCGCGATTACAAGCAAAAAGCTTTATTAAAAGCTGTAATTGCTTTAATTGATGAGCAAGTTGAACGAATTAGACAAATGGAAGGCGAATTGGATGGAACCTTATGGAGTCCACGCAATTGGAATGAGTAAGACAAAAAAAAGGCAACCTTAAACAGGGTTGCCTTTTTTTTTATAGAAAGAACTGAGTTTTACTGTTGGGCTAATTCTCAAACTTTTGTACAAATAGAATCTATAAA
Proteins encoded in this window:
- a CDS encoding RrF2 family transcriptional regulator — its product is MKYSKATNYALHSMVHLAMESTSGAVRVEDLAKRQKISPTYLSKILTKLAKAGLIASTPGVKGGYRLLRSPEECTFLDIIQAIEGYESLLNCTMSHDGKWNRHCLIERAVADAEDKLKDELAHKTIADILNQRQEKN
- a CDS encoding NAD(P)/FAD-dependent oxidoreductase, which encodes MIDVVVIGGGPAGMSAALVAGRGRKQVLLIDEEKPRNAVTNATHAFLTRDGIKPEAFREKGRRDLLKYPTISIKKGKILSIEKTLESSFELTTESEEIINTKNIILATGVKETLPDVRGIETYYGSSIFSCPFCDGWEMKDRPLVLIAESVQALHVTKLLKNWTDDLIVATNGNTVFDDDQKRVLETNHIRLIEERIVELKGIGGELQSIVFESGEEIKRAGGFCTTVLENNFPFLEQLGIEVNEAGFIMTDIMGHTNIKGIYAAGEITGPSQLIVSASQGHMAGAGIIAESCDAAFQGI
- a CDS encoding class I SAM-dependent DNA methyltransferase — translated: MGHINQFNQLAANYDTPKNRDMAKRSTDAIRSLLDKNHTKTAIDLGCGTGNVGLDLLEEFESMLFVDASTNMIEQVEKKLVDIDTKKATVLCLDIEKDVQFPYKVDTIILSLVLHHISDSHQLLLKLYEALNEGGQLLIIEMEKQEENSSNHHHGIDRLVLAATLTEVGFQNIQSDIFYNAKKESDEQGLSRFILSARKN
- a CDS encoding AraC family transcriptional regulator; protein product: MEESIFLLKKLNNVYTDYYFSYCGFAKTESKHSFGPAIRDQYLIHIILEGEGYYSIKNQKYYLSKGQGFVIPPNVSTFYQADEKNPWSYVWMGIGGKNVDHYLEYLGINNDHLAFDVINSNDFKATVFECFAYEQDDLINEIVLQKQAYKFLELLVKSLAIPKQEIITKKMNPYVSQALEIISKQAHKNISIGSLSEQLSINPSYLSRLFKADIGSSIKEYINEIRLNIGNDLLSSTDYSIHEISELTGFTSSQTFSKAFKQSRGVTPSAYRKNRIGIGKMRLKNR
- a CDS encoding alpha-galactosidase, which codes for MVKKQQATITYQSEMNQFHLSNGEISYLFQVSSDEKLLHLYYGKALPEKDYSYLVEMHHRPMTTYRQENDLLYSLEHLKQEFPEYGSTDFRHPAISLRQENGSKISDFTYHSHKITSGKPSLENLPATYVEDENESKTLTVTLKDSLTGVEVELLYTIFSELPIITRSVRVVNKGNQTQAIEQIASLSLDLPDAEYDWMQLSGAWGRERTIKERPLQQGIQSIESTRGISSHQHNPFVALKRKNADEFQGEVIGASFVYSGNFLIQAEVDTWDVTRLQVGINPFGFEWKLLPNESFTSPEVVLVYSDTGLNGMSQAFHQLFRKRLARGNWREKDRPVLINNWEATYFDFDEEKLVSIAEKAHDVGVELFVLDDGWFGERNDDRAGLGDWFVNEKRLPKGIGSLAEKVRDLGLKFGLWFEPEMVNKDSKLYREHPDWLIHTPNRKENHGRNQFVLNFGFDEVVDNIFNQMCKIIDESKLDYIKWDMNRPLTDVYDHRLDIRQQGEVFHRYVLGVYRLYEMLVTRYPNVLFESCSSGGGRFDPGMLYYAPQTWTSDDSDAIERLKIQYGTSLLYPISSIGAHVSMVPNHQTNRITPIETRGNVAFFGAFGYELDLNQLTPQELIIVEEQIKFYKKHRSTIHNGSFYRLLSPFDNDNQTAWMVVSKDQKTAIVAHYKGLNEVNRAFQRMQLKGLNSQFDYQIKQQSYSGTELMNAGLVITDSSSGQIIDQNDQTETHDFDSRIWVLTKEER
- a CDS encoding MFS transporter gives rise to the protein MKNPNNVLQTVGVLSISLMLPSSQAINGVIPQMKEALNISQSQSELLGTAPSITVILFILLSSYVADKLGMRKTIIIGLLLAGIGGILPVFVANFPIVLISRIILGAGLGLYNSLAVTYISALYTGNARASLLGMRSSMEAIGQTVLIFLAGILVNISWTASFSVYALAFPIALLFALRVPEVKIEKSESGSVKEKMNPAVYALVLFAILLVMNSIAISVRFSSIVTEINGSAFNASNYLALMPILGIAAGFIFGAVNRTFGNKTMYLGIGFFILSNVFIAMSSGNMVLLLLGLFLSSIPGAWYFPFIFSNLDRITTKNTVNLATSLIFIGCNIGNFIAPIAMSFTQMITGSNELTAPFYVFAVLFILVLLVTIFANQKRPQERIKQDI